TCATAAATGGAACTTCTCCCGGCAACTCACTAAAAGAATATCAACAATAGGGCTAAGAAAAATAATAGCTTGGAATCTATacctgtttaccgagattttcggtaactatattaatgaatattTAGGAGTAACGATAAGAGAAGTAGAAGGTTAACACgggatttttacatggttggggcgttaatgaaccttagtccacaagtcaatagtattagagcttagaaagccttttacaatggagtttctctctatattttaacagagtaactgtatattagttgaagagagatcccttttccagtgttctatagcctgtatttataggcttatgggaacactgggtaTGGGCTGGGTAttacccgggcccatcagagatatggatattcttggcctttctagtggaagcccaatataaaagataaaacatacatgaattccagactagttaaggcccaataagttgacccaagagctatatctcgcccgacaaaacagtgcttttggtctggacacttcgaattacgaggcagattcaggggacatgACCAGTTAGAGTACTTGGCAGCACTGATctaaacaacggcgtgcaatcccgaggtggccttttccgcaggtgaaaagtggggacaatgcccacgcggagtggggcggcttcagggtcctggacgcttggtcCCTCCAACCGGGGACGatgtgatccgggttcgtttacctttgtccctcttcatttaccacaggcccggaccgtaccaGGGTCCGGAACCAGGACGCGTATGTCGTGGGGGATTCGAACGGTCTGCACATCTCCTGGATGACTATCCCGGATGACGAGACCCGGATGACCATACAGGACCCCCCTAACGGGCCCAGAAGTACACCCGAGCCCCGTGCCCCTCTTGGACAttcccgtaccaagaggccttgggccgagCCCGCATGTTGAACAGCCCCTAACCATGGCCCTGGACAAATGTCCCGGGTCTACgcaagaaatggggataacaataccCAACATGAAACATACAAACCAAGTTCCAGTCACTTAATCATGAAATTCAATCCAATTCAAAAACTTACATAGAATTAGCTCAGCTTCCAAATCAAAGAGCAAACTAATGcctaaacctaaaccccaaaTACATTTCCAGAAATTATAGTGTTtcaataactaaaaaaattatgaataatgatGTGCTCTAAAATCATGGCACTATTTGGTCCTGCTCGAAATAAATTTGATTGTTTAAATAAAACTATCCATTAGTTGGTGTCACGTcagttttggtgcataattttggtgcacatattattactaaaaaattattgCCAGTTGAAAAGTAGGAGTAGCAACTTTTAATTTTTTCTGAAAGCAACTGCTAGATTTCAAACTAAGTTTGTTCAGCCAGGATGGCAGACATCATGCCAATTACAAACATAACAGAAAAGAATCAAAATATGTTCAACCTGCATGGTGCAAAACCACCTCATTACAGCTAAGCCTGAAAGATAGCAACCAACTCGAAAGGGAAAAAATAACTTTTAAAGAGGTATAAACTGCAATAAAGAAGCCAATGAGATTCAAATTTGATAAGGAATCAAGAGGAAAGAACAAGGCAGGGGTTTCAGAAGCAACCGAAGTTATGAAAACATTAGTATTTTGAGACAAAAGAGCATGCAAAAATACAAATGCATGTGTGCTTATTCCCGTGTCGTGTTCTAGTAAATGGGGAACTAAAAAAATTGATTCAGATGGTAACACAAACCTGTCCTTAGGAACCTCAGCCCCTTTATAGCTTGAAACTTTACCGACAAATGCCTTCATGGTTTTTGCTATGTCACTGGGATCAAACTCATCAACATTAACGCTGCATGATTCACCATTATCTTGCTGTACTTTTGTCTTCTGCTTGTTCTTATGTTTTGCGTTATAAAGCTCAAACTCTTTTTGCCTCTCTGAAAGAGCAGAGTTCAACTCATCTTCTCCATTATAAAGCCAGGAATCGTCATCAGAAGGAGCAACACCCTGACCCTTAAAATCATCTTCCGAATGAGGTAAAGCAAGAATCTCATCTATGCGTCTCAATGGAGCACTTATAATCTCACTGCAACAAAAttaacaattcaaacaacaataGATAAGTATAAACTTGGAACAGAAACACCTCTATAGTTAGCTTCCTAAAATTAAGACAAACTAAATACTCATCATTTTCCAATGGCAAATTACTTGCCACTGATCAAACAAACGATGACATATCAAACTATTACTATATACAAATCAGAACAACATATTCAAACAGAGTTAAAACATGAAACTTTAACATACCAAATTTCTGGCAGAGCTACAAAAACAATAAGTACCTGGCATTCGAAGACAAAGAACTGTTCTTGTACTGTTGCTCCGCGTTGTGCATCAACCTCCGGTACTCTAGGGACCCCGAAAGCTGCCCTTCAAAGTAGCCACTCTTCTCCAAACTCTCCTTGAACGCTTCCCAAGTACTCCCTTTACCTGCGGGCCCCTCTCGCAGCCGCTGCTGGTACATCATCTCGAATCCACAAGCGATTTTCATCCCCAATTCGGATTCGAGATAAGTTGAAGTATCAGACCTACTGGGCATTGGATAACATTTGGGTGCTTGAAACGTCTGCTGAACCAGCTGAGCATACATGGCTCTCGACATCTTCACCGATACTCGTACCAGTTCTTCTTCCTTACCTTTTCTCAAGAACTTCTCCATTTTCGCCGCGTACTTCATCGAGTCGATATCTCGGTCGTAGAAAGCCTCGACCGCTAGAGAAATTAAGCAAGGCTCGTGCTTCAGCACTTGGGCAACCGAAACTGGAACCAAAACCCTAACATTATGGGTATTCAACCTCGCCCTGTCGGGATACTCCGATATCCGATTCTTCACGGCGGTTAGGACGGACTCCGTCGCCCGTGACACGTTCCCAAACTGATTGATGAACTTCAGCGAATCGTCGAGACTAGGGCTTTGAAGACGATCTTTCGGAACGATATGGAGGTCGCCGCGGCGGAGGAAGACCCGGTTGAGGCTGTTATCGGGGTTGAGCCAACGAGGGAGTTGGAAAGCAGCTTCAATGAGCAAGAACTCACCGTCGGTATCCCAAACTCGGATTGAGAGGTCGGGGAACCTTCTAGAGATTTCAAAGAGGAGAAATACAGTGAACCACTCGTCGTCGAGATTATCGCCGTAGCGGAGCTTGCCGTGGAGGTGGGGATGGCGGTTGGAGCAGACGCAGGAGGAAGAGGGGTGGGGAGACACTGAAAGAGTAAAGGGCTCGTGCTGCCATATATAGTCGGAGAGGAAGGGAGAGATGGTTTGGAGTATTTGGAGGTGGAGGGAGTGGAGTGAGGAGGAGAGAGAGGTCGAGGCTGCTGTGGGATTTAGAGAGATGTCGGGGAAGATGGCGTAGAAAACGGTATCTTCTGGAAGTCTAGAGGTTTTGTGGGATAATATGGAGGaggaaggaggaggaggagcatGGTGGGCTTCTGGAATGGTCGCCATTGTCGTCTCACTCTCTCGTCTGCGTGCTTCTAACTCGACGAGTCAGtcactccttttcttttcctttcttgaatcttcatgcttttcCTTTTTCATTCAATTTATATAGCAGCCCTAAATTTAGGAAATTATATGGTAAGTAGTCATTTTTACCATGCTGGTTTTGTTTCTTTGGTGTTTAttctagttataatttttttgtttagtttttaagATATTCAGAATAATTTAAATTACTAAAATTTAGTTGAAATAACTTTTTGCAAGCATGGTTATTTTACTTTATATGCTTGTAAAAATAGACGTTGaaactatgtttttttttaacacgaaaattattcataatttttcaaaatttattagagtttaattataattataattaatatcgtcgtgaaaaaaaaattagagtcaTGATCATATAAAGAATGTGCCCTGCCAATAGATTAAAATGGACTACCTTACTTATACACGCTTCCACTTTCTTTTTAATTTTCAAGTGTAGTGTTATTTGACATTTGAATTGTAATCTCAGTGTTTCTTTTCTTTACTACATTCTCCCAAACAAGATAAAGTCTCAACTTTAAATTTCTTATAGATATAATAAAACGTTTTTTTTctacaaaaaattcaaaaaaataaaacaagtattttttatgttttttttcaaaataccaTTCTTatcaaagaaaaattaaaatatatatatatggtttggTTATGTTTTGGATTGTTTTGTCACAAAATCAACTTAAACAACCAAGATAAATAAGAAAAAGCTACTTAATCAACCTAAAGAGGAGTAACAACAAAATAACAAGGGCAAATAACTATTTAGCCCGCCCCATCTTCTAAGAGTTATCATTTACTCTTTATATTTTCTACTTGTGTCCACTTGCCTTATTATTTACGAGTTATCATttgtt
The genomic region above belongs to Humulus lupulus chromosome 1, drHumLupu1.1, whole genome shotgun sequence and contains:
- the LOC133806332 gene encoding protein ecdysoneless homolog, yielding MATIPEAHHAPPPPSSSILSHKTSRLPEDTVFYAIFPDISLNPTAASTSLSSSLHSLHLQILQTISPFLSDYIWQHEPFTLSVSPHPSSSCVCSNRHPHLHGKLRYGDNLDDEWFTVFLLFEISRRFPDLSIRVWDTDGEFLLIEAAFQLPRWLNPDNSLNRVFLRRGDLHIVPKDRLQSPSLDDSLKFINQFGNVSRATESVLTAVKNRISEYPDRARLNTHNVRVLVPVSVAQVLKHEPCLISLAVEAFYDRDIDSMKYAAKMEKFLRKGKEEELVRVSVKMSRAMYAQLVQQTFQAPKCYPMPSRSDTSTYLESELGMKIACGFEMMYQQRLREGPAGKGSTWEAFKESLEKSGYFEGQLSGSLEYRRLMHNAEQQYKNSSLSSNASEIISAPLRRIDEILALPHSEDDFKGQGVAPSDDDSWLYNGEDELNSALSERQKEFELYNAKHKNKQKTKVQQDNGESCSVNVDEFDPSDIAKTMKAFVGKVSSYKGAEVPKDRNLKEVNLDVNCFIKDMESVMKQHGFEDIASDDDIEEGSSSDLDFEESEDESDEAEPSEGNEDGEDTFMHSYSDVLNEELKSSTLEKSFVRAKEQVAKKDEGTSNTSTADMEEDFTPVDADVNLVKSFLDSFSSQEGLPGPASNLLGLMGLQLKDANKGK